From the genome of Pseudomonas sp. AB6, one region includes:
- a CDS encoding YdcF family protein, with product MPIRYLIKQLLLPPGILLLLLVLAWWFRRSRPRLAGACFAIGFGGLWIMSLPIAVEWAARGIERDPPLAHSQWATLGQQADAIVVLGSGRERKDPTWGTDIPTGVALERMRFAARLSKDSGLPILTTGGLHYDLPPSEAAIMADSLKSDFGVTVRWQEGLSRTTWENATMTAAVLQPQGVKRVVLVTQAWHMQRARWSFEKAGFTVIAAPVGFLGVDNARPFNGWLPESKSVWQSGQLLNEAVGLLAYPLFYRAL from the coding sequence ATGCCTATCCGTTATTTGATCAAACAATTGCTTTTGCCTCCCGGCATTCTTTTGCTACTGCTGGTGCTTGCCTGGTGGTTTCGCCGCTCACGGCCGCGGCTCGCTGGCGCCTGTTTTGCCATTGGGTTTGGCGGGCTGTGGATCATGAGTCTACCGATTGCGGTGGAATGGGCCGCGAGAGGTATCGAGCGCGATCCACCCTTGGCGCATAGCCAATGGGCAACCTTGGGCCAGCAAGCTGATGCGATAGTGGTTTTGGGATCTGGCCGCGAGCGCAAAGATCCGACATGGGGCACAGACATACCCACCGGCGTTGCCTTGGAACGCATGCGCTTTGCGGCGCGCTTATCCAAAGATTCGGGTTTGCCGATTTTGACCACGGGTGGGCTGCATTACGACCTGCCACCTAGCGAGGCGGCGATTATGGCCGATTCGCTGAAAAGCGATTTCGGGGTGACCGTGCGTTGGCAAGAGGGGCTCAGCCGGACCACTTGGGAAAATGCCACGATGACCGCTGCGGTATTGCAGCCTCAAGGCGTCAAGCGTGTGGTGCTAGTGACTCAAGCCTGGCACATGCAGCGTGCCCGCTGGAGCTTTGAAAAGGCCGGATTCACTGTCATTGCGGCGCCTGTGGGGTTTCTCGGCGTCGACAATGCCCGGCCATTCAACGGCTGGCTACCGGAGAGCAAATCCGTATGGCAGAGCGGACAGTTGCTGAATGAAGCGGTGGGGTTGCTGGCGTATCCATTGTTTTATCGGGCGCTGTAG
- the lnt gene encoding apolipoprotein N-acyltransferase, with the protein MHWNTRPGWPGNLLAMLAGALTTLALAPFDIWPLAILSLIVLYLGLRELNPRQALGRGWCYGFGLFGAGTSWIYVSIHTYGGASVLLAGLLMLGFIAAIAWFFALPTWIWARWIRRNDAPLTDALAFAAVWLAQEAFRGWFLTGFPWLYSGYSQLDGPLSGLAPIGGMWLISFTLALTAALLCNLPQLRANKSALSIGVLLLVAPWVLSLSLKTYEWTSPAGPPLSVAAIQGNVEQSMKWDPKQLNAQLALYRDMTFTSKRADLIVWPETAIPILKESAEGYLAMLGKFAADRNSALITGVPIRQQGGRGEYRYYNGITVVGEGDGTYLKQKLVPFGEYVPLQDLLRGLISFFNLPMSDFARGPSDQALLQAKGYQIASFICYEVVYPEFAASLAAKSELLLTVSNDTWFGTSIGPLQHLQMAKMRALEAGRWMIRATNNGVSGLINPFGKMTATIPQFQKGVLYGEVVPMQDLTPYLRWRSWPLTILSIVLVGWALLARRIKR; encoded by the coding sequence ATGCACTGGAACACCCGACCCGGCTGGCCCGGCAACCTGCTGGCCATGCTGGCTGGCGCGCTGACCACTCTGGCATTGGCGCCGTTTGATATTTGGCCATTGGCGATCCTATCGTTAATCGTTCTCTATCTTGGTTTGCGTGAACTTAACCCTCGCCAGGCTTTAGGTCGTGGCTGGTGCTATGGTTTCGGTCTGTTCGGCGCGGGTACCAGCTGGATTTACGTCAGCATCCATACCTACGGAGGCGCTTCGGTGCTGCTGGCGGGTCTGTTAATGCTGGGTTTCATCGCGGCGATTGCCTGGTTCTTTGCCCTGCCCACCTGGATCTGGGCGCGCTGGATTCGACGCAACGACGCACCGCTGACCGATGCCTTGGCCTTTGCAGCTGTGTGGCTGGCGCAAGAGGCTTTTCGCGGTTGGTTTTTGACCGGGTTTCCTTGGCTTTATTCCGGCTACAGCCAGCTCGACGGCCCTTTGTCCGGGCTGGCGCCCATTGGTGGCATGTGGCTGATCTCGTTTACCCTGGCCCTGACCGCCGCTTTGCTGTGCAATCTGCCACAGCTTCGAGCGAATAAGTCCGCGCTGAGTATTGGCGTTCTGCTGTTGGTCGCACCTTGGGTGCTGAGTCTGTCGCTTAAAACCTACGAATGGACGTCTCCGGCAGGCCCACCGCTTAGCGTCGCCGCGATTCAGGGCAACGTTGAACAAAGCATGAAATGGGACCCTAAGCAGCTCAATGCGCAATTGGCGCTTTACCGCGACATGACCTTCACCAGTAAACGCGCTGATTTGATCGTCTGGCCAGAAACCGCGATTCCGATCCTCAAGGAGTCGGCAGAAGGCTATTTGGCCATGCTCGGCAAGTTTGCCGCTGATCGCAATTCGGCACTGATTACCGGTGTACCGATTCGTCAGCAAGGTGGCCGTGGCGAGTATCGGTACTACAACGGCATCACCGTCGTCGGTGAAGGCGACGGCACTTACCTCAAGCAGAAACTGGTACCGTTTGGTGAATATGTTCCACTGCAAGACCTGCTTCGGGGACTGATCTCCTTCTTCAACCTGCCAATGTCGGACTTTGCCCGCGGACCAAGCGATCAAGCGTTGTTGCAAGCCAAGGGCTATCAAATCGCGTCCTTCATTTGCTACGAAGTCGTCTACCCAGAGTTTGCCGCCAGCCTCGCCGCGAAAAGTGAATTACTGCTGACGGTGAGCAACGACACGTGGTTCGGCACCTCTATTGGCCCGTTGCAGCATTTGCAAATGGCGAAAATGCGCGCACTTGAAGCGGGTCGCTGGATGATCCGCGCCACTAACAACGGCGTGAGTGGCCTGATCAACCCGTTCGGCAAGATGACCGCGACCATCCCGCAATTCCAGAAAGGGGTGCTTTACGGCGAAGTCGTGCCGATGCAAGACCTTACCCCTTACCTGCGCTGGCGTTCATGGCCGTTGACGATTCTGTCGATTGTGCTGGTAGGCTGGGCGTTACTGGCGCGGCGTATTAAACGCTAA